The following coding sequences are from one bacterium window:
- the rpiB gene encoding ribose 5-phosphate isomerase B: MKLAIGSDHRGFPHKAHLARVLGARDVAIVDCGCDGPASADYPDAALAVGELVARGEVDAGILICGSGIGMSIAANKVAGVRASLVFTAEQARTTRQHNDSNVLCLSGDAVSPEQAATLADAWLGATFEAGRHARRVDKITAYEATHLKQE, from the coding sequence ATGAAGCTCGCCATCGGTTCGGACCACCGGGGCTTTCCCCACAAGGCGCACCTCGCCCGGGTGCTCGGCGCCCGCGACGTCGCGATCGTCGACTGCGGCTGCGACGGACCCGCATCGGCCGACTATCCCGACGCGGCCCTGGCCGTGGGGGAGCTGGTGGCGCGGGGGGAAGTCGATGCGGGCATCCTCATCTGCGGCTCGGGGATCGGCATGAGCATCGCGGCCAACAAGGTGGCCGGCGTGCGGGCCTCGCTGGTCTTCACCGCCGAGCAGGCGCGCACCACCCGGCAGCACAACGACAGCAACGTGCTCTGCCTGAGCGGCGACGCCGTCAGCCCGGAGCAGGCCGCGACCCTCGCCGACGCCTGGCTGGGCGCCACCTTCGAGGCCGGGCGGCACGCCCGGCGCGTGGACAAGATCACCGCCTACGAGGCGACCCACCTGAAGCAGGAGTAG